Proteins from a single region of Pseudopedobacter saltans DSM 12145:
- the cmk gene encoding (d)CMP kinase, protein MNKNIVVAIDGYSSCGKSTLAKALAKQLHFIYVDSGAMYRAVTLYFLRNHIDLQNEDQVKKALDEIDLNFHAKDYNTHILLNGEDVSEEIRQMHISENVSAISAIKQVRTAMVKQQQKMGRSKNIVMDGRDIGTTVFPHAQVKLFMTADPKIRAERRYKELIAKGENVTLEEIFENLAHRDYLDTTREESPLTRAEDAIILDNTKLTEEDQLNFALDRVTPFLKLA, encoded by the coding sequence ATGAATAAAAATATTGTTGTTGCCATAGACGGTTATTCGTCATGCGGAAAAAGCACTTTAGCAAAGGCCCTAGCTAAACAGCTTCATTTCATTTATGTAGATAGTGGGGCCATGTACAGAGCTGTAACTTTATATTTTCTAAGAAATCATATCGACCTTCAGAATGAAGACCAGGTAAAAAAAGCACTGGACGAAATCGATCTTAATTTTCATGCTAAAGACTACAATACACATATTCTGCTAAACGGAGAAGATGTTTCAGAAGAAATCAGGCAAATGCATATTTCTGAAAATGTAAGTGCAATATCGGCTATTAAACAAGTGAGAACTGCCATGGTAAAACAGCAACAGAAAATGGGTCGTTCTAAAAACATCGTTATGGACGGCAGAGATATTGGCACTACTGTTTTCCCGCATGCGCAGGTTAAACTTTTCATGACGGCAGATCCTAAAATAAGAGCTGAAAGACGATACAAGGAACTTATTGCCAAGGGGGAAAATGTCACATTGGAAGAAATTTTCGAGAATCTCGCTCACCGCGATTACCTGGATACTACCAGAGAAGAAAGCCCCTTAACCAGAGCCGAAGACGCTATTATTCTGGATAACACAAAACTTACTGAAGAAGATCAATTAAACTTCGCCCTTGACAGGGTTACCCCTTTTCTAAAATTAGCATAG
- a CDS encoding lipid A deacylase LpxR family protein: protein MYPYKALLFILLLFSLDYSSVYSQNSSYRSEFGFISDNDAYLATGQDRYYTNGLFLNLRHAVSPARIRSDKVFKNIWEFNVAQQMYNPKSGYAPTQRYVDRPFAGYLFGSYARHWLFKNENSIRAEIQIGTIGQHSLADKGQEFYHHAFGFYNIDGWQYQIENEIGINTKVSYLLKLTESKNKKLDLSLPFSAHLGNYFSGLDMSALFRMGKINPLNNSVATNSSIGNEGKYKGEFYFFLKPRLNWVAYNATISGSMFNPKSDNEITFDSRPLVFAQEAGLAYAKERWNLGFSLTFKTKEIESSAKAHQYGSVRVAYKFGKNL, encoded by the coding sequence ATGTATCCTTATAAAGCTCTTTTATTCATACTCTTGTTATTCAGCTTAGATTATTCATCCGTCTATAGTCAGAATAGCTCCTATCGTTCCGAATTTGGCTTTATAAGTGACAATGATGCTTATTTGGCTACCGGACAAGACAGGTATTACACTAACGGACTGTTTTTGAATTTAAGACATGCAGTATCGCCGGCCCGTATAAGGAGTGATAAAGTATTTAAAAATATCTGGGAATTTAATGTCGCCCAGCAAATGTATAATCCAAAGTCTGGCTATGCTCCCACTCAACGATATGTTGACAGGCCTTTTGCAGGCTATCTATTTGGATCCTATGCCAGGCATTGGCTTTTTAAAAATGAAAATTCAATTAGGGCCGAGATTCAAATTGGTACAATAGGACAACATTCTTTAGCTGATAAAGGGCAGGAATTTTATCACCATGCATTTGGCTTCTACAATATCGACGGCTGGCAATATCAAATCGAAAACGAAATTGGCATAAATACCAAAGTTTCTTACTTACTGAAACTTACAGAAAGCAAAAATAAAAAGTTAGACCTAAGCCTACCATTTAGTGCACATTTGGGTAATTATTTTTCCGGATTAGATATGTCTGCTCTGTTCCGAATGGGCAAGATAAATCCGTTAAACAATTCGGTAGCAACCAATAGCAGCATTGGAAACGAAGGAAAGTACAAAGGCGAATTCTATTTCTTTTTAAAACCAAGGTTAAACTGGGTAGCTTATAATGCGACAATATCGGGATCTATGTTTAATCCGAAAAGCGACAATGAAATTACTTTTGACAGCCGGCCTTTAGTATTCGCTCAGGAAGCTGGACTGGCTTATGCAAAAGAACGCTGGAACCTGGGCTTCTCCCTCACTTTTAAAACAAAAGAAATAGAAAGCAGCGCCAAAGCACATCAATACGGTAGTGTTCGGGTGGCTTATAAATTTGGCAAAAATCTTTAG
- the rpsA gene encoding 30S ribosomal protein S1 produces the protein MAKKQVAEKELKAKEAELQDTKGRVKETFESEADSLSIDDIKSSSRQADPADFDWDADDKVFGNYSQSEREKLEQLYAGTFNSVEKGEIIAGTVVTINNKDVVLNIGFKSDGLVPLNEFRDMPELKVGDVVDVFVEQREDANGQLVLSRKRAKTQRSWEMINEALENDTIINGFVKSRTKGGLIVDIMGVEAFLPGSQIDIKPIRDYDIYVGKTMEFKVVKINHEFKNVVVSHKVLIEDDLESQKVEIVSKLEKGQVLEGTVKNITDFGVFIDLGGVDGLLHITDISWGRIEHPKEVLSLDEKVNVVVLDFDDEKKRIALGLKQLTAHPWESLDTELGIGSKVKGKIVTVADYGAFLEIIPGVEGLIHVSEMSWSQNLRNPQEFMKIGDEIEAVVLTLDREERKMSLGIKQLTPDPWEKAAERYPVGSKHKAVVKNMTNFGVFVEIEEGIDGLIHISDLSWSKKINHPNEFTKVGEELDVIVLELDAENRKLSLGHKQLEENPWDTFETIFTLDSVHEGTVTKVTDKGALVALPYGVEGFVPTKHLAKEDGTSLKVDDVAEFRIIEFNKDSKRIVVSHARIWEEAKAEAVAEEKAAKKKEAKASDNAVKKVKDSVEKSTLGDLDVLAQLKADMEAKK, from the coding sequence ATGGCAAAAAAACAAGTAGCAGAAAAGGAGTTAAAAGCAAAAGAAGCAGAACTTCAAGACACTAAAGGTCGCGTAAAAGAGACGTTTGAATCAGAAGCTGATTCATTGTCAATCGACGACATCAAATCATCTAGCCGCCAAGCAGATCCAGCTGATTTTGATTGGGATGCAGATGACAAAGTTTTCGGTAACTACAGCCAATCCGAAAGAGAAAAACTAGAGCAATTGTACGCTGGTACTTTCAATTCTGTTGAAAAAGGCGAAATTATTGCTGGTACTGTTGTTACTATTAACAACAAAGACGTGGTATTAAACATCGGTTTCAAATCTGATGGTTTAGTTCCATTAAACGAATTCCGCGACATGCCAGAATTAAAAGTTGGTGATGTTGTAGACGTATTCGTAGAGCAAAGAGAAGATGCAAATGGCCAATTGGTTCTTTCTCGTAAGAGAGCGAAAACTCAACGCTCTTGGGAAATGATCAACGAGGCTTTAGAAAACGACACAATCATCAATGGTTTTGTTAAGAGCAGAACTAAAGGTGGTTTAATCGTTGATATTATGGGTGTTGAGGCATTCCTTCCAGGATCTCAAATCGACATCAAGCCTATCCGTGATTACGATATCTACGTAGGTAAAACTATGGAATTCAAAGTTGTTAAGATCAACCACGAATTCAAAAACGTTGTAGTTTCTCACAAAGTATTAATCGAGGACGACTTAGAATCACAAAAAGTTGAAATCGTTTCTAAACTAGAAAAAGGACAAGTATTAGAAGGTACTGTTAAAAACATCACTGATTTTGGTGTGTTCATCGATTTAGGTGGTGTAGACGGTTTACTTCACATTACAGATATCTCTTGGGGCCGTATCGAGCATCCAAAAGAAGTTCTTTCTTTAGATGAGAAAGTTAACGTTGTTGTTCTTGACTTTGATGACGAGAAAAAACGTATCGCTTTAGGTTTAAAACAATTAACTGCTCATCCTTGGGAATCTTTAGATACTGAATTAGGTATTGGTTCTAAAGTAAAAGGAAAAATCGTAACAGTTGCTGATTACGGTGCTTTCTTAGAAATCATCCCTGGTGTTGAAGGTTTAATCCACGTTTCTGAAATGTCTTGGTCTCAAAACTTGAGAAATCCTCAAGAATTTATGAAGATCGGTGACGAAATCGAAGCTGTTGTATTAACTTTAGACAGAGAAGAGCGTAAAATGTCTTTAGGCATTAAACAATTAACTCCTGATCCTTGGGAAAAAGCTGCTGAAAGATACCCTGTAGGAAGCAAACACAAAGCTGTTGTTAAAAACATGACTAACTTTGGTGTGTTTGTTGAAATCGAAGAAGGTATCGACGGTTTAATCCATATCTCTGACCTTTCTTGGTCTAAAAAAATCAACCACCCTAACGAATTCACTAAAGTTGGTGAAGAATTAGACGTGATTGTTTTAGAACTTGATGCAGAAAACAGAAAATTAAGCTTAGGTCACAAACAATTAGAAGAGAATCCTTGGGATACTTTCGAAACTATCTTCACTTTAGATTCTGTACACGAAGGAACTGTAACTAAAGTTACTGACAAGGGTGCTTTGGTAGCATTACCTTACGGTGTAGAAGGTTTTGTTCCTACAAAACATTTAGCTAAAGAAGATGGAACAAGCTTAAAAGTTGATGATGTTGCTGAGTTCAGAATTATTGAATTCAATAAAGACTCAAAAAGAATCGTTGTTTCTCACGCTCGTATCTGGGAAGAAGCTAAAGCTGAAGCTGTAGCTGAAGAAAAAGCTGCTAAGAAAAAAGAAGCTAAAGCATCAGATAACGCTGTGAAAAAAGTAAAAGATTCTGTTGAAAAATCTACTTTAGGCGACTTAGACGTATTAGCTCAATTAAAAGCTGATATGGAAGCTAAAAAATAA
- the lon gene encoding endopeptidase La: MSKFDNFDFNQALPLITEDTEFFPLISQEDEEEMNNEQTPEVLPILPLRNTVLFPGVVIPITIGRDKSIKLIKDAYKGDKTIGVVAQRDVSIEDPQFSDLNTIGTVAVIIKMLQMPDGNTTVIIQGKNRFQLQEELQEEPYFKAAVTKFEEVRPKLDKEFKAMVSSVKEMAMQIIQYSPNIPSEAGIAIKNIESTPFLINFISSNMNGTVSEKQKMLEVANLRTRAEMVLEHLTLELQMLELKNQIQNKVKVDLDKQQRDYFLNQQLKTIQEELGGNSPDMEIENLRARAMKKLWSKDTASHFSKELDKLARMNPAAADYSVQINYLEVLLDLPWNFSTKDNFDLKRAQKILDKDHYGLEKVKKRIIEYLAVLKLKHNMKAPILCLVGPPGVGKTSLGKSIAKALGRKYVRMALGGVRDEAEIRGHRKTYIGAMPGRVIQSIKKAGSANPVFVLDEIDKVGNDHRGDPSSALLEVLDPEQNNAFNDHFLELDYDLSNVMFIATANSLSSIQPALLDRMEIIEVNGYTIEEKIEIARKHLLPKQKELHGLKSKDVNLKNSVIEKIIEDYTRESGVRGLEKKIGAVVRGAATKIAMEEEYNINFGPQEVENILGAPIYDKDLYEGNEFAGVVTGLAWTQVGGDILFIEASLSPGKGKMSLTGNLGDVMKESASIAMAYIRAHAEEFGIDYKIFDQWDVHIHVPAGATPKDGPSAGITMLTALTSAFTQRMVKPHLAMTGEITLRGKVLPVGGIQEKILAAKRANIKDVILCKSNKKDILEIKESYIKDLNFHYVSEMSEVIKLALMDKKVKKPLDLTYKKASED, encoded by the coding sequence ATGAGCAAATTCGATAATTTCGATTTTAACCAAGCATTACCATTGATTACTGAAGATACAGAATTTTTCCCTCTGATATCACAAGAGGACGAGGAGGAAATGAATAACGAACAAACGCCTGAGGTATTACCTATATTACCACTTAGAAATACGGTATTATTCCCCGGTGTAGTTATTCCTATCACTATTGGCAGGGATAAATCTATAAAACTGATAAAAGACGCTTACAAAGGCGATAAAACCATTGGTGTTGTGGCCCAAAGAGATGTAAGCATCGAGGATCCTCAATTCAGCGATCTCAATACTATCGGAACAGTTGCCGTCATCATCAAGATGTTGCAAATGCCGGATGGCAACACAACAGTTATTATACAAGGTAAAAACAGATTTCAATTGCAGGAAGAACTGCAGGAGGAACCTTATTTCAAAGCCGCTGTCACTAAATTTGAAGAGGTTAGACCAAAACTGGATAAAGAGTTTAAAGCAATGGTTTCTTCTGTTAAGGAAATGGCCATGCAAATTATCCAATACTCTCCAAACATCCCATCGGAAGCAGGAATAGCGATCAAAAACATAGAAAGCACTCCTTTTCTGATCAATTTTATTTCTTCGAACATGAATGGTACTGTTTCGGAGAAACAAAAAATGCTTGAAGTTGCCAACCTGAGGACGAGAGCCGAAATGGTTTTAGAGCACCTTACGCTCGAACTACAAATGCTTGAACTTAAAAACCAGATACAAAATAAGGTTAAAGTGGATCTGGATAAGCAACAGAGAGATTATTTCTTAAACCAGCAGCTAAAAACCATACAGGAAGAATTAGGTGGGAACTCTCCTGATATGGAGATCGAAAATCTTCGTGCCAGAGCGATGAAAAAGCTTTGGAGCAAAGACACCGCAAGCCACTTTAGCAAAGAACTGGATAAACTGGCCAGGATGAACCCGGCGGCGGCGGATTATTCTGTACAGATAAACTACCTGGAAGTTTTATTGGATTTACCGTGGAACTTTTCTACCAAAGATAACTTCGATTTAAAAAGAGCACAAAAAATACTGGATAAAGACCATTACGGGCTTGAAAAAGTTAAGAAACGTATTATAGAATATCTGGCTGTTTTAAAGCTAAAACATAACATGAAAGCGCCTATTTTATGTCTCGTTGGCCCTCCTGGGGTTGGTAAGACTTCGTTGGGTAAATCTATAGCCAAGGCTTTAGGCAGAAAATATGTGCGTATGGCTTTGGGCGGTGTAAGAGACGAAGCGGAAATCAGAGGACATAGAAAAACCTATATTGGTGCTATGCCGGGAAGAGTAATCCAATCTATTAAAAAAGCGGGAAGTGCTAATCCGGTATTTGTTTTGGATGAGATTGATAAAGTTGGGAACGACCACAGAGGCGATCCTTCGTCTGCGCTTTTAGAGGTTTTAGATCCCGAACAAAACAATGCTTTTAACGATCATTTCCTGGAACTGGATTACGACCTTTCTAATGTAATGTTTATTGCAACCGCCAACTCGCTAAGTTCTATTCAACCTGCATTATTAGACAGGATGGAAATTATAGAAGTTAATGGCTATACAATAGAAGAAAAAATAGAGATTGCCAGGAAACACTTGCTTCCTAAACAAAAAGAACTTCATGGTTTGAAATCTAAAGATGTTAATCTGAAGAATTCGGTTATCGAGAAGATTATTGAAGATTATACGAGAGAATCAGGCGTCCGCGGTTTAGAGAAAAAGATTGGTGCAGTTGTAAGAGGTGCGGCTACTAAAATAGCCATGGAGGAAGAATATAACATCAACTTTGGTCCTCAGGAAGTGGAGAATATTTTAGGTGCGCCTATCTATGACAAAGATCTTTACGAAGGTAATGAATTTGCAGGCGTTGTGACAGGTCTGGCCTGGACTCAGGTGGGAGGTGATATTTTATTTATCGAAGCCAGCTTAAGTCCCGGAAAAGGCAAGATGTCACTTACAGGTAATCTGGGAGACGTCATGAAAGAATCTGCCAGCATCGCTATGGCTTATATCAGAGCACATGCAGAGGAGTTTGGTATTGATTACAAAATATTCGACCAATGGGACGTACATATCCACGTACCAGCCGGAGCAACACCTAAAGATGGTCCTTCTGCAGGTATCACTATGCTAACTGCATTAACATCTGCATTTACCCAAAGAATGGTTAAACCTCATTTGGCCATGACCGGAGAAATCACCTTAAGAGGAAAAGTTCTGCCTGTAGGTGGTATTCAGGAGAAAATATTGGCCGCAAAAAGAGCTAATATCAAAGATGTGATACTGTGTAAGTCTAATAAAAAAGATATTCTGGAAATTAAGGAAAGTTATATCAAAGACTTAAATTTCCATTATGTTAGCGAGATGAGTGAGGTAATTAAACTTGCTTTAATGGATAAAAAAGTTAAAAAACCACTGGATTTAACATATAAAAAAGCATCGGAAGATTAA
- a CDS encoding universal stress protein, protein MKILVATDYSENSKSAIEFAIQLADQNTDIVLTFFHSLHVGHPYELNDEDFAILEKNKELEDGQVLKSFIEGIYAKLNVTPQKYDCIIKESVVPHGNIINYAEKDNFDYICVGARGASKMEKYLGTNTLNIINKTTIPVFAIPSSYQFKKIDNVIYASDFTDLKPELEKVLDFTSKLDAKTELLHFAFPSETEQREHMASDLQKQYDDQKVKFTVIPNNALKPVINNIKAYVAEHNPSLLIMFTVQNKSFFERFLFAGNTESIVLKATVPLLVYKK, encoded by the coding sequence ATGAAAATACTAGTAGCGACGGATTACTCAGAAAATTCCAAATCTGCAATAGAATTTGCTATCCAGCTTGCCGATCAAAACACAGATATTGTACTTACTTTTTTTCACTCGTTACATGTGGGCCATCCGTATGAACTTAATGATGAAGACTTTGCTATTTTGGAAAAAAACAAGGAGTTAGAAGACGGTCAGGTATTAAAAAGTTTTATAGAAGGCATTTATGCTAAACTGAATGTTACTCCTCAGAAATACGATTGTATCATTAAAGAATCTGTTGTGCCGCATGGCAACATCATTAATTATGCAGAGAAAGATAACTTCGATTATATCTGCGTTGGAGCAAGAGGGGCTTCTAAAATGGAAAAATATCTGGGTACCAACACGCTGAATATTATTAACAAAACAACTATCCCTGTATTTGCAATTCCATCAAGCTATCAGTTTAAAAAAATTGATAATGTAATTTATGCTTCTGATTTTACAGATTTAAAACCTGAATTGGAAAAGGTTTTAGATTTCACTTCAAAATTAGATGCTAAAACCGAATTACTTCATTTTGCATTTCCTTCCGAGACCGAACAAAGAGAACACATGGCTTCTGATTTACAAAAGCAGTATGATGATCAGAAGGTTAAATTCACAGTTATCCCTAATAATGCGCTTAAACCCGTTATAAACAATATTAAAGCTTATGTTGCAGAACATAATCCTTCTTTGCTTATTATGTTTACGGTTCAAAATAAGTCTTTTTTCGAACGCTTTTTATTTGCCGGAAATACAGAATCTATTGTATTAAAAGCAACCGTACCTCTATTGGTTTATAAAAAATAA
- the pyrR gene encoding bifunctional pyr operon transcriptional regulator/uracil phosphoribosyltransferase PyrR: MQNLTLLDGQKFQITIQRLCHQLIENHNDFSNSVIIGIQPRGIALSKRIAEELKKIMPKAEINHGNLDITFYRDDFRRGDSPLLPNSTQIDFIIEGKKVILIDDVLWTGRTIRAAMDAMLAFGRPAKVELLVLVDRRYSRQLPIEPDYIGIKVDSISSQKVVVSWKELDTEDKVILISDNKK; this comes from the coding sequence ATGCAGAATTTAACCCTTCTTGATGGTCAAAAATTTCAAATCACGATACAACGTCTTTGCCATCAGTTAATAGAAAACCATAACGACTTTTCAAACTCCGTAATCATTGGTATACAGCCAAGAGGGATTGCGCTTTCTAAAAGAATTGCCGAAGAATTGAAAAAAATCATGCCTAAAGCAGAGATTAATCACGGCAATCTGGATATTACATTCTACAGGGACGATTTCCGCAGAGGTGACTCTCCCCTGCTTCCTAACAGTACACAAATCGATTTTATTATTGAAGGTAAAAAGGTGATTTTAATCGACGATGTACTCTGGACGGGAAGAACCATCAGAGCCGCTATGGACGCAATGCTGGCTTTTGGCAGACCTGCAAAAGTAGAACTTTTGGTTTTGGTAGACAGAAGATACTCCAGACAATTACCTATAGAACCGGATTATATAGGTATAAAGGTGGACTCTATTTCATCGCAGAAAGTAGTAGTTAGCTGGAAAGAACTAGACACAGAAGATAAAGTAATTTTGATTTCAGATAATAAAAAATAG
- a CDS encoding aspartate carbamoyltransferase catalytic subunit, with amino-acid sequence MAELAQRLSTRHLLGIKDLNKNDIELILETADTFKDVINRPIKKVPSLRDITIANIFFENSTRTKLSFELAQKRLSADIINFAASSSSVSKGETLIDTVNNILSMKVDMVVMRHPYPGAGIFLSKHIDAQIVNAGDGAHEHPTQALLDAFSIREKYGEVAGKKVVIVGDILHSRVALSNILCLQKLGAEVMVCGPTTLIPKYINTLGVKVEHNLRKALNWCDVANMLRIQLERQDIKYFPSLREYSMMYGLNKEILDSLDKEITVMHPGPINRGVEITSDVADSKQSIILNQVENGVAVRMAVLYLLASQKD; translated from the coding sequence ATGGCAGAGCTAGCACAAAGGTTAAGCACAAGACATCTTTTAGGAATTAAGGATCTAAACAAGAATGATATTGAGCTGATATTAGAAACTGCCGATACTTTTAAAGACGTTATCAACAGGCCGATAAAAAAAGTGCCTTCTTTAAGAGACATCACCATTGCAAATATCTTTTTCGAAAACTCGACAAGAACAAAACTATCTTTCGAGCTTGCTCAAAAAAGACTTTCTGCCGATATCATCAATTTTGCAGCATCAAGTTCTTCTGTAAGCAAAGGAGAAACACTTATTGATACGGTGAATAACATTTTATCTATGAAAGTGGATATGGTAGTTATGAGACATCCTTACCCAGGTGCAGGTATATTTCTAAGTAAACACATTGATGCTCAGATTGTAAACGCCGGAGATGGTGCACACGAACACCCTACCCAGGCTTTATTGGACGCTTTCTCTATAAGAGAAAAATATGGCGAAGTTGCAGGAAAAAAAGTAGTTATTGTAGGTGATATATTACATTCCAGAGTAGCTTTGTCGAATATTTTATGTCTGCAGAAACTAGGAGCTGAAGTGATGGTTTGCGGACCTACTACACTAATTCCTAAATACATCAACACATTAGGTGTAAAAGTAGAACACAATCTTAGAAAAGCTTTAAACTGGTGCGATGTAGCGAATATGCTTCGTATACAACTGGAAAGACAGGATATTAAATACTTCCCTTCACTTCGTGAGTATTCTATGATGTATGGACTGAATAAAGAGATATTGGATTCATTAGATAAAGAAATTACGGTAATGCATCCCGGTCCAATTAATAGGGGTGTCGAAATTACCAGCGATGTTGCCGACAGTAAGCAATCTATCATATTAAACCAGGTAGAAAACGGAGTTGCCGTAAGAATGGCGGTTCTTTATTTACTGGCCAGCCAGAAAGATTAA
- a CDS encoding type II toxin-antitoxin system VapC family toxin: MGRYLLDTNIIVFLVLGDSDSISHNTKMILGDYSNQLYTNTIVVSELIQLYRIKKIKPNKYKTATEIVEGIEKDLDIKILPFSKEHLSTLAKLTIVEGHNDPADHAIISHAITEKLILVSSDRKFLHYIKQNLHFVFNKR, encoded by the coding sequence ATGGGGCGATACTTATTAGATACTAATATAATAGTATTTCTGGTATTAGGGGATTCAGATAGTATTTCCCATAATACTAAAATGATTTTGGGCGATTATTCCAATCAGCTTTATACAAATACAATTGTAGTATCAGAACTTATACAGTTATATCGAATAAAAAAAATAAAACCTAACAAATACAAAACAGCCACAGAGATAGTAGAGGGTATAGAAAAAGATCTTGACATCAAAATCCTCCCTTTTTCAAAAGAACATCTTTCCACGTTAGCTAAACTTACCATTGTAGAAGGACATAATGATCCTGCCGACCATGCTATCATATCACATGCTATAACAGAAAAACTAATATTGGTTTCCTCTGACAGAAAATTTTTACACTACATCAAACAAAATCTCCATTTTGTGTTTAATAAAAGATAA